A genomic stretch from Pristiophorus japonicus isolate sPriJap1 chromosome 6, sPriJap1.hap1, whole genome shotgun sequence includes:
- the LOC139266293 gene encoding extracellular calcium-sensing receptor-like: MFQDGNVILGGLFPIHLRAAPDSNSFQSKPQPPVCDRFSQSGLHWAVTMAFAIEEINRNPELLPNITLGYKIFDSCDAPSEGLKGAFKLLKGKEGSASNFTCSGVPSVPLIVGDGGSSQSIAVSRVVAPFGIGMVSYFASCSCLSDKREFPTFFRTIPSDNVQMKALVRVIQYFKWNWIGAVAEDNDYGRFGMRSLIEEVAKFEICIAYIEFLSPSRTRERMRQVAETILKSSAKVVIIFCGESDTMSLVKEIRLQNITDIQLIASEAWVTALQLWTEETREILSGTIGFGIRRAEIPGLREFLVKLHPSTAPDNPFVEQLWEEVFGCSVKTSNQTLGENVSPTPYKPCTGSENLETMETTYTDVSQLRVSYNVYKAVYAAAHALHNLQSCKHGKGPFINSTCGQKSNIAPWQLLQYLKEVRFTNKFGEEVSFDKNGDPIASYDLVNWQKRADGSVQFAKVGYYDVALPTGKELALVESEIVWHGTALEKKVPVSTCSDSCLAGTRRAVRNGQPVCCFDCLHCADGEISNQTDSIECFKCPADYWSNDRRDQCISKEIEFLSFQDSMGITLTAISLFGACITGAVAAVFLYFINTPIVRANNSELSFLLLISLILCFLCSIAFIGQPSPWSCMVRHTVFGVSFVLCISCILSKTLVVLMAFKATLPASNVMKWFGPTQQRSIIFLCTLIQAIICVIWLVISPPLPAKNTKYQSGKIILECAIGSTVAFCCVFGYIGLLACVCFILAFLARALPDKFNEAKLITFSMLIFFAVWVTFIPAYVSTPGKYTVAVEIFAILASNFGLLSCIFAPKCYIMLFKPGENSRKQLMGKSKTNRTTSRMMNRL; encoded by the exons ATGTTTCAGGATGGAAATGTTATTCTGGGCGGTTTATTCCCAATACATTTACGAGCAGCGCCGGACTCCAACTCATTCCAATCTAAACCTCAA CCCCCTGTGTGTGACAGGTTCAGCCAAAGTGGTCTGCATTGGGCCGTTACCATGGCGTTTGCAATAGAAGAAATAAACAGGAACCCAGAGCTGCTTCCTAACATAACTCTGGGTTATAAGATTTTCGACAGCTGTGACGCGCCTTCTGAAGGGCTGAAAGGAGCCTTCAAATTACTGAAGGGGAAAGAGGGAAGCGCTTCCAATTTCACGTGCTCTGGAGTTCCATCAGTGCCCCTGATTGTGGGAGATGGAGGATCATCGCAATCTATCGCAGTGTCGAGAGTCGTGGCCCCTTTCGGCATTGGTATG GTCAGCTACTTTGCTTCATGCTCATGCCTCAGTGACAAGCGTGAATTCCCAACTTTTTTCAGAACAATTCCCAGTGACAATGTTCAGATGAAAGCTTTAGTCAGGGTCATACAGTATTTTAAATGGAATTGGATCGGCGCAGTGGCTGAAGATAACGATTATGGCCGATTCGGGATGAGATCCTTAATAGAAGAGGTTGCGAAGTTTGAAATTTGCATCGCCTACATCGAATTCCTTTCACCTAGTCGTACAAGGGAAAGAATGCGACAGGTTGCAGAGACCATTTTAAAGTCCTCTGCTAAGGTGGTCATAATATTCTGTGGTGAGAGTGACACGATGTCTTTGGTAAAGGAGATTAGACTGCAGAATATTACTGATATCCAGCTGATAGCGAGTGAAGCTTGGGTCACAGCATTGCAACTGTGGACTGAGGAAACTCGGGAAATACTGTCTGGAACAATCGGTTTTGGAATCAGGAGAGCGGAAATTCCCGGACTGAGAGAGTTTCTGGTAAAACTTCACCCTTCCACAGCGCCAGACAATCCGTTTGTCGAACAACTCTGGGAGGAGGTTTTCGGCTGTAGCGTCAAAACCTCAAATCAGACTCTGGGAGAAAACGTATCACCGACTCCATACAAACCGTGCACTGGTTCAGAGAATTTGGAGACCATGGAGACTACATACACCGATGTGTCACAGTTAAGAGTTTCTTACAATGTATATAAAGCGGTATACGCTGCAGCTCACGCCCTTCATAATTTACAATCGTGTAAACACGGAAAAGGCCCGTTTATCAACAGTACATGTGGCCAAAAGTCAAACATTGCACCCTGGCAG CTTTTACAATACCTGAAAGAGGTACGTTTCACCAACAAGTTTGGAGAGGAAGTAAGCTTTGATAAGAACGGAGATCCCATCGCTTCGTATGACCTAGTAAATTGGCAGAAGCGCGCTGATGGGTCGGTTCAATTTGCTAAAGTTGGCTATTACGATGTAGCGCTGCCTACAGGAAAGGAACTTGCGTTGGTTGAAAGTGAAATCGTTTGGCATGGAACAGCTCTGGAAAAGAAA GTGCCAGTCTCAACGTGTAGCGACAGTTGTCTTGCAGGTACAAGAAGAGCGGTTCGTAACGGCCAGCCTGTTTGCTGCTTCGATTGTTTACACTGTGCGGATGGGGAGATCAGTAACCAAACAG ATTCTATAGAATGTTTCAAATGCCCTGCAGACTATTGGTCCAATGACCGAAGAGATCAATGCATTTCAAAAGAAATTGAGTTCCTATCCTTTCAGGACAGCATGGGAATAACACTCACGGCGATTTCACTGTTTGGAGCTTGTATCACAGGAGCTGTTGCAGCTGTTTTCTTATATTTCATAAACACTCCCATTGTACGAGCCAACAATTCGGAACTAAGTTTCCTGCTACTCATATCATTAATACTGTGCTTTCTGTGCTCCATTGCATTCATTGGGCAGCCATCACCGTGGTCATGTATGGTGCGTCATACTGTGTTCGGAGTTAGTTTTGTTCTGTGCATTTCCTGCATTCTTAGTAAAACTCTGGTCGTCCTGATGGCATTTAAAGCAACCCTGCCCGCCAGTAATGTAATGAAATGGTTTGGACCCACACAACAAAGATCAATTATCTTTCTCTGTACATTGATACAAGCTATAATATGTGTAATCTGGTTAGTCatttctcccccactcccagcaaaAAACACCAAGTATCAAAGTGGAAAGATTATCCTTGAGTGTGCTATTGGTTCCACAGTTGCTTTCTGTTGTGTATTCGGTTACATCGGGCTCTTAGCTTGTGTGTGTTTTATTTTAGCTTTCTTGGCCCGTGCGTTACCCGATAAGTTCAATGAAGCTAAATTGATAACCTTCAGCATGCTCATCTTTTTTGCAGTTTGGGTAACGTTTATCCCCGCTTATGTGAGCACCCCCGGAAAATATACGGTCGCTGTGGAAATATTTGCAATTTTAGCATCGAACTTTGGGCTGTTGAGCTGTATCTTTGCTCCAAAATGTTACATTATGTTGTTCAAACCAGGAGAGAACAGCAGAAAACAACTGATGGGAAAATCGAAAACAAACAGGACTACATCAAGAATGATGAACAGACTATGA